From Leishmania donovani BPK282A1 complete genome, chromosome 34, the proteins below share one genomic window:
- a CDS encoding ATPase-like protein, giving the protein MRASHTRDVMEAKKVEETRALACHARDLLRYQLVAAAHRPLCIDEQRELRIALQQLLPCLSIIRSYEQEYTYLSTYELAISAVGQVLGSLAAAETTVNAEDRQLVKAKHDAEHHRKEDNPKASATLSTPAAPLEAAAAFVPASCARQAAATASSVTWKNTYGCDDAILALRQATTLPLQHPSLFTGPRQPWRRLLLYGPPGTGKTRLAAATAAEYGAMLLSVSAADLLSKWVGESEKQVRQAFMQAAASAPRCVLFFDEVDALCSARGGHGESELARRLKTELLLHLQMDLPAVTVLAATNLPWELDAAFLRRFDRFIHVSLPSDAVKRRLLGSELRGVAHTITDDALDRIVAQTDRFSVVDVRRLLSHAVMAPVTEWLRLTQATVDDRSSDSRESAEAGSDGIDVLCTAASTAPAPLLHRPSPPRTHTELKHRSVYCLADTEVLGAGVRSVTSGTESTPSPCSSPRPSSPVGPERCPSKHSSSLPHCRHMHCRLPGNHANDVPFVEYRHFESALQVITATTSAEEIARYATWRCRSAGV; this is encoded by the coding sequence atgcgtgcgtcGCATACTCGAGACGTCatggaggcgaagaaggtCGAGGAAACGCGTGCTCTGGCGTGTCACGCACGTGATCTACTGCGGTATCAGCTCGTTGCTGCAGCTCACCGCCCACTGTGTATTGATGAGCAGAGAGAGCTGCGCAttgcactgcagcagctcctaCCCTGCCTCTCCATTATTCGGTCTTACGAGCAGGAGTATACCTACCTCTCCACGTACGAGCTTGCAATCAGCGCTGTCGGGCAAGTTCTCGGGAGCCTtgcagcggcggagacgacggTGAACGCAGAGGATAGGCAGCTCGTGAAAGCAAAGCATGACGCGGAGCACCACAGGAAGGAGGATAACCCCAAAGCGTCCGCAACACTGTcaacgccggcggcgccattggaggcggcagcggcgtttgTCCCAGCATCCTGCGCAAGACaggctgcagcgactgctTCCTCAGTGACGTGGAAGAACACGTACGGATGCGATGACGCCATTCTTGCCTTGCGCCAAGccacgacgctgccgctgcagcacccgtCCTTGTTTACTGGCCCGCGCCAACCATGGCGCCGCCTGTTGCTCTATGGGCCGCCCGGCACCGGCAAAACTCGTCtggccgctgcgacggcagccgagTACGGTGCCATGCTTCTCAGCGTGTCTGCCGCGGACTTGCTGAGCAAGTGGGtcggagagagcgagaagcaGGTGCGCCAGGCATTCATGCAagccgccgcttccgccccGCGGTGCGTCCTCTTCTTCGACGAAGTCGATGCCCTCTGCAGTGCGCGCGGCGGTCACGGGGAGAGCGAACTGGCGCGCCGACTAAAGACGGAGCTCCTGCTCCACCTGCAGATGGACCTGCCAGCGGTGACGGTACTGGCAGCCACGAACTTGCCATGGGAGCTGGACGCGGCCTTTCTTCGTCGATTTGACCGCTTTATTCACGTCAGTCTCCCCTCCGATGCGGTGAAGCGCCGGCTCTTGGGGTCCGAATTGCGCGGCGTGGCTCACACCATCACCGACGACGCGCTGGACCGCATTGTGGCACAGACGGATCGCTTCTCGGTGGTCGATGTGCGGCGGTTACTGTCGCAcgcggtgatggcgccggTGACGGAATGGCTGCGGCTGACTCAAGCCACGGTCGACGACCgtagcagcgacagcagagaAAGCGCTGAGGCGGGAAGTGATGGAATTGATGTactctgcaccgccgcctccactgcaccggctcccctcctccatcgtCCCTCAcccccacgcacgcacacagagtTGAAACACCGATCAGTGTACTGTCTTGCAGACACGGAAGTCCTCGGTGCCGGCGTGCGAAGCGTGACCTCAGGAACAGAGAGCACACCGTCTCCTTGCAGCTCACCGCGGCCATCTTCTCCGGTGGGTCCCGAGCGCTGCCCATCAAAGCATTCTTCCTCACTCCCGCACTGTAGGCACATGCACTGTCGGCTCCCGGGCAACCACGCCAACGACGTGCCTTTTGTGGAGTATCGCCACTTTGAAAGTGCACTGCAAGTAATTACGGCTACCACTTCCGCCGAGGAAATCGCGCGCTACGCcacgtggcgctgccgcagtgccgGCGTGTAG
- a CDS encoding aldose 1-epimerase-like protein yields the protein MVAFTPDSRGRNCVTIHSEDGSSVTVYEQGAHVSSWKTKDGKEHLYLSPTAIFADRTALRGGVPLIFPQFGAYGPLQPSHGFARIRSWSIEDAQSGRASFSLRVPLCELLPEDSSLTDSPQSAVNLLYTICFSNTELKLRMKVTNTSEEQSAPFQFAFHTYFAVSDVSKTVVSGVNRSPFVDNCKARGNPNTQPSPPEQLWIIRGEHDRVYPDQACAIVLQDLGTKTTLQISSPNLSDVCLWNPGESKCAAMKDMPPDGYKHFVCVEHGKMLKKVVVPPCSSWTGTQEIAIIAESPRESNI from the coding sequence ATGGTTGCCTTCACTCCCGACTCCCGCGGGCGCAACTGCGTCACTATCCACAGCGAAGATGGCTCCAGCGTTACCGTCTATGAGCAAGGCGCGCACGTCAGTAGCTGGAAGACCAAGGATGGAAAAGAGCATCTGTACCTCAGCCCCACTGCCATCTTCGCTGACCGCACCGCCCTGCGTGGTGGCGTGCCGCTGATCTTCCCGCAGTTCGGGGCTTACGgcccgctgcagccgtcgcaCGGCTTCGCGCGCATTCGTTCGTGGAGCATCGAGGATGCCCAGAGCGGCAGGGCGAGCTTTTCGTTGCGCGTGCCCCTGtgcgagctgctgccggaGGATTCTTCTCTCACCGATTCCCCGCAGAGCGCCGTCAACCTGCTGTACACGATTTGCTTCAGCAACACCGAGCTGAAGCTGCGTATGAAGGTCACGAACACAAGCGAGGAACAGTCAGCACCGTTTCAGTTTGCCTTCCACACGTATTTCGCAGTGTCCGACGTTTCGAAGACGGTAGTCAGCGGCGTCAACCGCTCTCCTTTCGTCGACAACTGCAAGGCGCGCGGCAACCCGAACACACAGCCGAGCCCGCCGGAGCAACTGTGGATTATTCGTGGCGAGCACGACCGCGTTTACCCCGACCAAGCGTGCGCCATCGTCCTCCAGGACCTGGGCACGAAGACCACGCTTCAAATCTCCAGTCCTAACCTAAGCGACGTGTGCCTCTGGAACCCTGGTGAGTCCAAGTGCGCTGCGATGAAGGACATGCCACCGGATGGCTACAAGcactttgtgtgtgtggagcaCGGCAAAATGCTGAaaaaggtggtggtgccgccgtgctcgAGCTGGACCGGCACGCAGGAGATCGCAATCATAGCTGAAAGTCCTCGTGAGTCGAACATATAG